The following are from one region of the Neurospora crassa OR74A linkage group III, whole genome shotgun sequence genome:
- a CDS encoding 30S ribosomal protein S10, translated as MIIRPVVRSLQGRAPLATLRSAQSVFQPLPQLRRNASVTTGPDAASKASTTPIARITTTTEAPKDQKKAKAAAAAAAEPEEQEVIMSRMPRSLEALYLQPLRREAEYGVPSCDLQLRSYSIRNLEFFCDFALRAAYYLGLPAFGPVPLPRMIERWTVPKSHFIFKKSQENFERVTLRRLIQIKDGHPETVQLWLAFLQKHAYYGIGMKANVWEFSKLGVSKAMDESKSEVEKLLETRWEHLSHVSDMKGVGNFEDFLAKERLRISGGR; from the exons ATGATAATAAGGCCAGTAGTACGGTCCCTCCAGGGACGGGCG CCTCTTGCGACCCTCCGGTCCGCCCAGAGCGTCTTCCAGCCGTTGCCCCAGCTCCGGCGCAATGCTTCCGT GACCACAGGTCCCGATGCCGCCTCTAAGGCGAG CACCACACCGATCGCCCGGATCACGACGACCACCGAGGCCCCCAAGGACCAGAAGAaagccaaggccgccgctgccgccgccgcggaaCCCGAAGAGCAGGAGGTGATCATGTCCCGTATGCCCCGCTCCCTCGAGGCCCTCTACCTCCAGCCGCTTCGTCGCGAAGCCGAGTATGGCGTTCCCTCATGCGACCTCCAGCTCCGGTCCTATTCGATCCGAAACCTCGAGTTCTTCTGCGACTTCGCCCTACGCGCCGCCTACTACCTCGGCCTGCCTGCCTTCGGTCCCGTTCCCCTGCCGCGCATGATCGAGCGCTGGACCGTGCCCAAGTCGCATTTCATTTTCAAGAAGTCGCAGGAGAACTTTGAGCGTGTCACACTCAGAAGACTGATCCAGATCAAGGACGGCCACCCGGAGACGGTGCAGCTGTGGTTGGCCTTCTTGCAGAAGCATGCCTACTATGGTATCGGTATGAAGGCCAACGTTTGGGAGTTCAGCAAGCTTG GTGTCAGCAAGGCCATGGACGAGAGCAAGAGCGAGGTGGAGAAACTTCTGGAGACCAGGTGGGAACACCTCAGCCATGTCAGCGACATGAAGGGTGTCGGCAACTTCGAGGACTTCCTTGCCAAGGAGAGACTCCGGATTTCGGGTGGACGCTAA
- a CDS encoding rRNA-processing protein FCF2 has protein sequence MAASVLGLSDAEIDKLLAEAESRLANSDSSDAVAAPQQDAAVAPAAQIPVVVAAPSAAPAEVVKPTLENKSKKLSVRVPQSKDKSKGPKNDAGADWFNMPRTNLTPELKRDLQILRMREVVAMGKQYFKKDTRKDFVPEFSQVGTIIAGATDGRDSRLTRKERKRTIVEEVLGAEVVDKYKNKYHGIQEKKQSGGKNFYKKLVNGRRKRK, from the exons ATGGCGGCTTCTGTACTCGGCTTGTCCGATGCTGAGATCGACAAACTCCTTGCTGAAGCCGAGTCTCGCCTTGCGAACTCGGACAGCTCAGATGCTGTCGCGGCTCCCCAGCAAGACGCTGCTGTTGCACCCGCAGCGCAAATCCCCGTAGTGGTTGCGGCTCCCTCGGCCGCTCCTGCTGAGGTGGTGAAGCCAACCTTGGAGAACAAGTCCAAGAAGTTGTCGGTTCGGGTGCCTCAATCCAAGGATAAGAGCAAG GGACCTAAGAATGACGCTGGCGCCGATTGGTTTAACATGCCCCGTACGAATTTGACCCCTGAGCTGAAGAGAGACTTGCAAATTTTGAGAATGCGTGAGGTCGTCGCCATGGGAAAGCAATACTTCAAGAAGGACACTCGCAAGGACTTTGTGCCCGAGTTCTCCCAAGTTGGCACTATCATTGCTGGTGCTACTGACGGTCGTGACAGCCGACTTACCCGCAAGGAGAGGAAGCGGACCATTGTCGAGGAGGTTCTTGGTGCTGAGGTTGTTGACAAGTACAAGAACAAGTACCACGGCAtccaggagaagaagcagagcgGAGGAAAGAACTTCTACAAGAAACTCGTCAACGGAAGGAGAAAGCGCAAGTGA
- the aab-1 gene encoding CCAAT-binding transcription factor subunit AAB-1, variant 1, whose translation MDPQNPSSAGHNQQQRQQPVYDTSQGGHYGASAALSQQGFAPSDLYTGTWANVHQGLQGNYKEILTAYWQQTINHLENDTHDYKLHQLPLARIKKVMKADPEVKMISAEAPILFAKGCDIFITELTMRAWIHAEENKRRTLQRSDIASALSKSDMFDFLIDIVPREEASTHAKRATGQSAAAAAQAAQNAAQQAQGMPGVAAPNHGGQHPMAAPDYTLGGHAIAPEADYRQQNMYSGQVQPGAPAPYGQPQPPMYDVDGMYYSTMPPQQNA comes from the exons ATGGATCCCCAAAATCCGTCTTCGGCTGGGCATAACCAGCAACAACGCCAGCAGCCCGTCTACGACACGAGCCAAGGCGGCCATTATG GTGCCAGTGCTGCG CTCTCTCAACAAGGCTTTGCTCCCTCAGACCTTTACACGGGAACATGGGCCAATGTTCATCAGGGCCTCCAGGGCAATTACAAGGAAATCCTGACAGCTTACTGGCAACAAACCATCAACCATCTCGAGAATGACACCCACGACTACAAGCTGCATCAGCTGCCCCTGGCACGAATCAAGAAAGTCATGAAGGCGGACCCGGAAGTCAAGATGATCTCCGCCGAAGCACCTATCCTCTTCGCCAAGGGATGCGATATCTTTATCACCGAGTTAACGATGCGCGCGTGGATTCATGCAGAGGAAAACAAGCGCCGCACTCTGCAGCGTAGCGACATCGCCTCGGCCTTATCCAAGTCCGACATGTTCGACTTTCTCATCGACATTGTACCCAGAGAAGAAGCTTCCACACACGCCAAGCGCGCGACTGGTCAgtcagctgctgctgccgcgcAGGCTGCCCAAAACGCGGCCCAGCAAGCTCAGGGCATGCCGGGGGTTGCTGCGCCTAACCATGGCGGACAGCACCCCATGGCCGCTCCTGACTACACGCTAGGCGGCCATGCGATTGCGCCTGAGGCCGACTACCGCCAGCAGAACATGTACTCTGGTCAGGTACAACCCGGAGCCCCAGCGCCGTATGGACAGCCTCAGCCTCCCATGTATGACGTTGATGGCATGTACTACTCAACAATGCCTCCTCAGCAG AACGCCTAG
- a CDS encoding exocyst complex component Sec15, which yields MPRKVQTWDDYDSAVDQIILTPSDSDFIDQLIPVLKDATASGRTATLVQSLSQYAEEREGDIERIGLTQHEEFLGSVSQLQTIREETVALTAEILDLNQSIQASTEKLAEQKQALVDTRRVRQNITDVSDALRESLKIMHAVNNAHDLIRKKKYYGALKSLEDLQNEYLVPIIQNKYATQYRLADLIQKSIPASRKTISEAVMTDLNTWLYRIRETSQFLGEVAFFGTRQRLDRQRERAEQNPYLGHFKLNSAIELVFDESDEFDVLDNEEVQVDFTPLHEALHIHEALGQIDKFRAEYAATRRQQKELLMPSSVNLSSDEEENSLRDLLEQITGFAVIEKATIQRAPQLRSTVEVDELWDSMCQTAIRLISRSLTDVDNAELLLKIKGDIALFIQTMESWNYSVSTLNNFQLTLFYKYAELLKRRFSDDFQEIVSTDDYMPMQINNAEEYEKVLKVSWYTEEKAPEELTFPCVLPFSQMYPLCCIDIRNFLNQFYFFSNDHFQHPNIVDETLRKSLDELLTEKVCRTLVERLNSQYLGQIVQILINLEHFEEACHQLEQELIRARSSTSAGGPVSLKSTEEFRSNKKTAEKRIFELVNSKIDDLVDTSDYNWMTPSKPTEPSNYMQTLTRYLENIMGSTLLGLPREIKELIYFDALSHAANKILALPLSPDVKKINANAVAAMAMDVQHLSAFVANLENAPMLEQNLDELQQTIALMQSDNHDEFFDISTRNKKYGRVDAMNGPILLEKLTLGIESTTTSRAAAPLANFGSRFGLR from the exons ATGCCCAGAAAAGTGCAAACGTGGGACGACTACGACTCCGCCGTCGACCAG ATTATTCTCACACCGTCCGACTCCGACTTTATCGATCAGCTCATTCCTGTCCTCAAAGATGCGACAGCAAGCGGCCGAACAGCAACGCTCGTCCAGAGCCTTTCCCAGTATGCAGAGGAGCGGGAGGGCGACATCGAACGGATCGGCTTGACGCAACACGAAGAGTTTCTTGGTTCCGTCAGCCAACTACAAACGATACGCGAGGAGACTGTGGCCCTGACTGCCGAAATTCTCGATTTAAACCAGTCGATCCAAGCAAGTACCGAAAAGTTGGCGGAGCAGAAACAGGCATTGGTCGATACACGCCGCGTCCGCCAGAACATCACCGACGTCTCCGATGCGCTCAGGGAATCGCTCAAGATCATGCATGCTGTCAACAACGCCCATGACCTGATTCGCAAGAAGAAGTACTATGGCGCGCTCAAATCGCTGGAGGACCTGCAGAACGAATACCTAGTACCCATCATCCAGAACAAGTACGCCACCCAGTACCGGCTGGCCGATTTGATACAAAAGTCTATTCCCGCTTCGCGGAAAACCATCTCGGAGGCTGTCATGACCGATTTGAACACTTGGCTGTATCGCATTCGTGAGACCTCACAGTTTCTTGGCGAGGTTGCTTTCTTTGGCACAAGGCAGCGGCTGGACCGTCAGCGAGAACGTGCCGAACAAAACCCATACCTGGGTCACTTCAAACTGAACTCTGCGATCGAGCTGGTTTTCGACGAGAGTGATGAGTTTGATGTCCTCGATAACGAAGAAGTCCAGGTCGACTTTACACCACTACATGAAGCGCTTCATATTCACGAGGCGCTGGGTCAAATCGACAAATTCCGTGCCGAGTATGCGGCCACTCGGCGTCAACAAAAGGAACTTCTCATGCCGAGTTCTGTGAATTTGTCAtccgacgaggaagaaaacTCACTTCGTGATCTTCTGGAGCAAATCACTGGGTTCGCCGTGATTGAAAAAGCAACGATACAGCGTGCTCCGCAACTGCGATCCACAGTCGAAGTTGACGAGTTGTGGGATTCCATGTGCCAGACTGCCATCCGCCTCATTTCAAGATCCCTCACAGACGTGGACAATGCTGAACTGCTTCTGAAAATCAAGGGGGATATTGCGTTATTCATACAGACAATGGAG AGCTGGAATTACTCCGTTTCCACGTTGAACAACTTCCAGTTAACCCTCTTCTACAAGTATGCCGAGCTGCTCAAGCGCAGATTCAGCGATGACTTTCAAGAGATTGTCTCAACCGACGATTATATGCCCATGCAAATCAACAACGCCGAGGAGTACGAAAAGGTCCTCAAAGTCAGTTGGTATACCGAGGAGAAAGCCCCAGAAGAGCTCAC GTTCCCTTGTGTCCTTCCCTTTTCACAGATGTATCCCCTCTGCTGCATTGACATTAGGAATTTCCTGAATCAGTTCTACTTCTTCTCTAATGATCATTTCCAACATCCCAACATTGTTGATGAAACACTCAGAAAG TCACTGGACGAGCTGTTGACCGAGAAGGTCTGCCGGACCCTGGTGGAACGCCTAAACTCCCAATATTTGGGTCAGATCGTTCAAATCTTGATCAACCTCGAACATTTCGAAGAAGCTTGCCACCAATTGGAGCAGGAACTCATTCGCGCACGATCGTCCACGTCCGCAGGCGGGCCTGTCTCTCTCAAATCAACCGAAGAGTTTAGGAGCAATAAGAAGACAGCCGAGAAGCGCATTTTTGAGCTTGTCAACTCCAAGATCGACGACCTTGTCGACACCTCCGACTACAACTG GATGACTCCGTCTAAGCCCACTGAACCTAGTAATTACATGCAGACTTTGACGAGGTATCTAGAGAACATAATGGGTTCCACCCTTCTTGGTCTGCCTCGAGAAATCAAGGAGCTCATCTACTTTGACGCCCTTAGCCACGCTGCCAACAAGATTCTG GCTCTACCGCTATCCCCAGACGTCAAGAAAATAAACGCCAACGCTGTTGCTGCCATGGCCATGGACGTGCAGCACCTCTCTGCCTTCGTCGCCAACCTCGAAAATGCCCCTATGCTTGAGCAGAACCTAGACGAACTTCAGCAGACAATCGCGCTCATGCAATCGGACAACCACGACGAGTTCTTCGACATTTCTACGAGGAACAAGAAGTACGGTCGTGTGGATGCCATGAACGGGCCGATACTATTGGAAAA GCTCACTTTGGGAATCGAGAGTACCACTACGAGCCGAGCCGCTGCGCCGCTCGCTAACTTCGGATCGCGCTTCGGTTTGCGCTGA
- a CDS encoding Sad1/UNC domain-containing protein, whose protein sequence is MRTPPTLFLGLLGLHAVAAALPEPASVCESRTVNYITHTLPQQCLRTAWTTPTAVTSAVAADTTSSEVPSNETAAPAQANESQQQHPDQSKPSAEHTQEQTKEEQEDEDLAASTFMSFEEWKEMMLRKSGDPANTKGGQKQPAQQRTGGEHDQNGPSSDTDNHRPGDDGENPLNFDALSEKVSELTSSPSGDPSTDYGSDKARTDDQVVHEDGKTQYYRSKDAGKTCKERFSYSSFDAGAIVKKTSPGAKNAKAILVENKDSYMLLECHAKSKFVIVQLSDDILVDTVVLANFEFFSSMIRQFKVSVSDRYPVKLDKWVELGTFEARNSRDIQAFSVEHPQIYTKYIRIEFLSHYGNEYYCPVSLLRVHGTRMLDTWKEPDDRHDDEQETIEAPPVQEQLPQTPEPEQPSPQVGQPSVASEPAPSTVTELEEKTHQKTEPVQVVELGFTPWEPVFYRDFSLEICDLRSRTTGQSTAISPEADNKQGRNSNTAKEQASTGSAVHETLVPKGSSAASKPQEIAKAQPASSAASHTSVPPQVSGTTTGSPSNKGPLSRSNTASNETAPSVSPAAKPSGSSNSTAGTTSRSDSKDNGNNASASAGTGGSPVNNGSQNNKNNQSRKPASGAGHGGSPTSSAPPSPTVQESFFKTVHKRLTHLESNTSLSLQYIEQQSRFLQDVLSKLERRQLTRVDTFLDTLNKTVLTELRNVRQQYDQIWQSTVIALETQREQTEREVVALSGRLNVLADEVVFQKRMAILQSVLLLSCLILVIFNRTGGGGGGGNGGGGIALNSNGGTGGRPGSRGGGGGGGGWFDSPIQAVQRRSMRPGSGWISNMGMSMGMSSPFPFSTTVSTSGVQQQVTAAATVEARSGSGEDADAVGTSTVVDIATAQQRNQQQLHPNDNHNLGQRQHQHMLQTQQHSYAYPRNNDKALPLTPTSEYDSREGTPLVHTSPLRQTSTTIDEVLAAEDVDGNSQIYTQSSFGPEPECVPDQEESSRFSSSEFESGGLTPPRTLETYQESTEPNHNGVANVPVRSNSAEESSERIEEDDNGLMPVDSIEYQQQQTLRPRARPSRTHLGSETVKPLPAVPETSKFIIT, encoded by the coding sequence ATGCGCACCCCACCAACTCTTTTCCTGGGCTTGCTGGGTCTCCACGCAGTTGCAGCGGCACTCCCAGAACCAGCATCGGTATGTGAATCGAGAACCGTCAACTACATCACCCATACCCTACCGCAACAATGTCTTCGTACTGCGTGGACGACCCCAACTGCCGTTACGAGCGCAGTCGCCGCCGACACCACCTCTTCTGAGGTCCCCAGTAACGAAACCGCAGCGCCGGCGCAAGCGAACGAGagtcagcagcaacatccgGACCAGTCCAAGCCTTCGGCGGAACACACACAGGAGCAGACAAAGGAAGAacaggaagatgaggactTGGCGGCTAGCACTTTCATGTCGTTTGAAGAATGGAAGGAGATGATGCTGCGCAAGTCTGGCGACCCCGCCAACACCAAGGGCGGACAGAAGCAGCCGGCACAGCAGAGAACCGGCGGCGAGCATGACCAGAACGGTCCCAGCAGCGATACCGACAACCACCGGCCAGGAGACGACGGCGAAAACCCCCTAAACTTCGACGCCCTCTCGGAAAAAGTCTCGGAACTGACCTCTTCACCCTCGGGTGACCCCTCGACCGATTACGGCAGCGACAAAGCCAGAACGGACGACCAAGTTGTTCACGAGGACGGCAAAACGCAATACTATCGTAGCAAGGACGCCGGAAAGACATGCAAGGAGCGCTTTTCGTACTCCTCCTTCGACGCCGGTGCTATTGTCAAGAAGACAAGCCCTGGGGCCAAGAACGCCAAAGCCATTCTCGTCGAAAACAAAGACTCGTACATGCTCCTTGAATGTCATGCCAAGAGCAAGTTTGTCATTGTCCAGCTGAGTGACGATATCCTCGTTGACACGGTGGTCCTGGCAAACTTTGAGTTCTTCTCGAGCATGATCCGCCAGTTCAAGGTCAGCGTGAGCGACCGCTACCCCGTCAAGCTGGACAAGTGGGTTGAGCTGGGAACGTTCGAGGCGAGGAACTCGAGGGATATTCAGGCCTTCTCGGTGGAACATCCTCAGATTTACACCAAGTATATCCGGATTGAGTTCCTCAGCCATTACGGAAATGAGTATTACTGCCCTGTGTCGCTACTCAGAGTCCATGGAACCAGGATGCTGGATACATGGAAGGAGCCGGATGATAGGCACGATGATGAGCAGGAGACAATCGAAGCTCCCCCAGTGCAGGAGCAGTTGCCGCAGACTCCTGAACCTGAGCAGCCGAGTCCTCAAGTTGGACAACCGAGTGTTGCGAGTGAGCCGGCGCCCAGTACTGTCACCGAACTAGAAGAAAAGACACATCAGAAAACCGAGCCTGTCCAGGTCGTGGAGCTGGGCTTCACGCCCTGGGAACCCGTATTCTATCGTGACTTTTCTCTTGAAATTTGCGACTTGCGTTCGCGAACAACTGGTCAATCCACTGCCATCTCGCCCGAAGCAGACAACAAACAGGGTAGAAACTCCAATACGGCCAAGGAGCAGGCCTCAACCGGAAGCGCTGTGCACGAGACTTTAGTGCCCAAGGGTTCTTCAGCAGCATCGAAACCTCAGGAAATAGCGAAGGCCCAACCCGCCAGCTCTGCTGCGTCTCACACTTCTGTACCGCCTCAAGTAAGCGGCACCACAACGGGCTCTCCCAGCAACAAGGGCCCCCTATCTCGTTCTAATACCGCCAGCAATGAGACCGCCCCTTCAGTTTCTCCCGCCGCGAAGCCCtctggcagcagcaacagcacagCCGGCACCACAAGCCGTAGCGACAGCAAAgacaacggcaacaacgccagcgccagcgccggTACCGGCGGCAGCCCCGTTAACAACGGCAgccaaaacaacaaaaacaaccaATCCCGAAAACCAGCCTCCGGCGCCGGTCACGGCGGCTCAccgacctcctccgccccccCTTCACCTACCGTCCAAGAATCCTTCTTCAAAACAGTCCACAAACGCCTCACGCACCTAGAATCCAACACCTCGCTCTCCCTCCAATACATCGAGCAACAGTCGCGTTTCCTGCAAGACGTGCTCTCCAAACTCGAGCGGCGCCAGCTCACGCGCGTCGACACCTTTTTGGACACGCTCAACAAGACGGTATTAACAGAATTGCGCAACGTGCGGCAGCAGTACGACCAGATCTGGCAGAGCACAGTGATTGCTTTGGAGACGCAGCGGGAGCAGACGGAGCGCGAAGTGGTGGCGCTCAGTGGACGGTTGAACGTGTTGGCGGATGAGGTGGTGTTTCAGAAGAGGATGGCGATTTTGCAGAgcgtgttgttgttgagttgTTTGATATTGGTTATCTTCAATAggactggtggtggtggtggcggcggtaaTGGCGGCGGGGGTATTGCGTTAAACAGTAATGGAGGAACAGGGGGCAGGCCTGGTTcaagaggcggaggagggggagggggaggttggTTTGATTCCCCCATTCAGGCCGTCCAGCGACGATCGATGAGACCTGGTTCGGGATGGATCAGCAACATGGGCATGAGTATGGGAATGAGTAGTCCGTTTCCTTTTTCCACGACAGTGTCAACGTCTGGGGTACAACAGCAAGtgacggcagcagcaacagtaGAAGCACGTTCGGGCTCGGGCGAGGATGCAGATGCCGTGGGAACAAGCACGGTTGTTGATATCGCGACAGCACAACAACGCaatcagcagcagcttcaTCCGAATGATAACCACAACCTCGGGCAacgccaacatcaacacatGTTACAGACACAGCAACACTCATATGCTTACCCACGCAACAATGACAAAGCTCTCCCGCTCACTCCCACCTCCGAGTATGATAGCAGGGAAGGGACCCCACTTGTTCACACATCGCCACTCCGGCAGACATCAACGACCATAGACGAGGTTCTGGCTGCAGAGGATGTCGACGGTAATTCACAGATATATACGCAGTCGTCGTTTGGACCCGAGCCCGAATGCGTCCCAGATCAGGAGGAGTCGTCTCGGTTTTCATCGTCTGAATTTGAATCTGGCGGGTTGACGCCACCGAGAACATTAGAGACATATCAAGAAAGCACCGAGCCTAACCACAACGGAGTTGCGAACGTACCTGTTCGTTCTAACTCCGCCGAAGAAAGTAGCGAGAGGATTGAGGAAGACGATAATGGTCTGATGCCGGTGGATTCCATTGAgtatcaacagcagcaaacACTACGGCCCCGAGCCAGGCCTTCACGTACTCACCTTGGCTCAGAGACCGTGAAGCCATTGCCCGCTGTACCAGAAACTTCCAAGTTCATAATAACATAA
- a CDS encoding CLC channel protein: MAGRKHAPRMRELRDGQNDSNQNSQNDSDGLLSAEPSQQSYLSVPSSPSSYRRTRANMNQAGGAPDERTSLLGATRASRIRIASAHGTPRAPNLSRNQSYGAGEGTDTVRSNPPTRHHSRANSWGQRLIRALADRQEEPVSEPKGSVFPDDRVWYDQFTSTDWVHDSIADAHRVKALRSRKDFWGRVYILFDGAQGWILSALVGFIIAVLAYIVDVTESTFFDFKDGYCARGWLISEKRCCPHGPCTDWRDWGEVMHGWPFGERWTEFVIYLGLVITLASVSCLLTLTTKTVVPSAYRLSTLDENLAAAPVSPGGNGDDGGDSPNGNGTPSRRASVAPPAAAPSMIYYSAAGSGVAEVRVILSGFVLHGFLGLKTLIIKTVGLVLSVASGLSLGKEGPYVHIATCVGNIACRLFSKYDRNDAKRREVLSAAAAAGVAVAFGAPLGGVLFGLEEVAYFFPAKTLFRTFFCCITAALTLKFLNPYGTHKIVMFQVRYLIDWEYFELVSFILVGVLGGAAGALFIKASRKWAVTFRRIPIIKKHPLLEVVLVALVTGLIGYWNGLTKLPVAKLLYNLAAPCDDRDNNLEDLGLCPDSKADIPPILWHLLWAFLIKGLLTIITFGIKVPAGIYVPSMVVGGLMGRLIGHMVQWLVLAFPDTAMFSSCNKVSSVSCIQPGVYGLIAAGSTMCGVTRLSVTLAVILFELTGSLDYVLPFSLAILVAKWTADAIEPLSIYDLLTEMNSYPFLNNKHKPVFTSELIDIVPRVRRERIIDISNSPLVPATSLRSKLESLHRAGELDGGLPIIRNDILVGLIPAPDLEYALDNLPDESTALCLMANVPSIDDSDDEEGGGRRDPTDFTPYIDPAPVALDIRSPMDLVYELFVKLGLRYICILRDGKYAGMTHKKTFVKYMRELEEQEGKE, translated from the exons ATGGCGGGGAGAAAACACGCGCCTCGGATGCGCGAGCTTCGCGATGGCCAAAACGACAGCAACCAGAACAGCCAGAACGACTCGGATGGTCTACTCTCGGCAGAACCTTCGCAACAGTCATATCTCTCGGTTCCAAGCTCACCCTCAAGCTATCGCCGCACACGAGCCAACATGAACCAAGCTGGCGGTGCCCCTGATGAGCGCACTTCTCTACTAGGAGCAACCCGTGCTTCGCGCATCCGCATAGCCAGCGCTCATGGCACGCCCAGGGCTCCCAACCTTTCAAGAAATCAAAGTTATGGCG CAGGAGAAGGGACAGACACGGTACGAAGCAACCCACCGACTCGACACCATAGCCGCGCAAACTCCTGGGGCCAGCGCCTGATACGCGCCCTTGCCGACCGCCAGGAGGAACCCGTCTCCGAACCCAAAGGGTCCGTCTTCCCTGACGACCGCGTCTGGTATGACCAATTTACCTCGACCGACTGGGTTCACGATAGCATCGCCGACGCTCACCGTGTCAAGGCTCTCCGCAGCCGGAAGGACTTCTGGGGCCGTGTCTATATTCTGTTCGACGGTGCTCAGGGGTGGATACTCAGCGCTCTGGTCGGCTTTATTATTGCTGTTCTTGCCTACATCGTCGATGTCACGGAATCGACATTCTTCGACTTCAAGGATGGCTATTGTGCAAGGGGCTGGCTGATCAGTGAGAAGAGATGCTGTCCACATGGCCCTTGCACCGACTGGCGGGACTGGGGTGAGGTCATGCATGGATGGCCGTTCGGAGAGCGCTGGACCGAGTTTGTCATCTACCTCGGCTTGGTGATTACTCTGGCCAGCGTATCTTGCTTGCTCACCCTGACTACCAAGACCGTCGTCCCCTCGGCATACCGGTTGTCGACACTGGATGAGAAcctggctgctgctccagTGTCGCCTGGAGGCAATGGGGATGATGGGGGCGACAGCCCCAATGGCAACGGTACTCCCAGCCGACGGGCATCCGTCGCCCCGCCCGCTGCTGCCCCTTCCATGATCTACTACTCGGCTGCTGGAAGCGGTGTTGCCGAGGTTCGCGTAATCCTTAGTGGCTTCGTCCTCCACGGATTCCTGGGTCTCAAAaccctcatcatcaagacTGTTGGCCTTGTTCTGAGCGTTGCGTCTGGTCTGAGTTTGGGCAAGGAAGGCCCGTATGTCCACATTGCGACCTGCGTCGGCAACATTGCCTGCCGTCTTTTCAGCAAGTATGATCGCAACGATGCCAAGCGCCGTGAGGTTCTctctgccgctgccgccgctggtGTGGCTGTTGCTTTTGGCGCCCCCTTGGGTGGTGTGCTCTTTGGACTGGAAGAGGTAGCCTACTTCTTCCCTGCCAAAACACTCTTCAGgaccttcttctgctgcatCACGGCGGCCTTGACGCTCAAATTCCTCAATCCATATGGAACCCACAAGATCGTCATGTTTCAGGTGCGCTATCTGATCGACTGGGAGTACTTTGAGCTGGTTAGTTTCATCCTGGTCGGAGTTCTCGGTGGCGCGGCCGGTGCCCTCTTCATCAAGGCCTCTCGCAAGTGGGCGGTGACGTTTCGCAGAATTCCTATCATCAAGAAGCATCCTCTTCTGGAAGTTGTCCTGGTCGCCCTTGTTACCGGCCTGATCGGCTACTGGAACGGTCTTACCAAGTTGCCTGTTGCCAAGCTACTATATAACCTCGCGGCTCCATGCGATGACCGGGACAACAACCTGGAAGATCTCGGTCTTTGTCCCGATTCCAAGGCCGATATACCGCCCATCCTCTGGCACTTGCTCTGGGCTTTCCTCATCAAGGGTCTCCtaaccatcatcaccttcgGCATCAAAGTTCCCGCGGGCATCTATGTCCCGTCCATGGTAGTCGGCGGTCTCATGGGCCGGCTCATTGGGCACATGGTGCAATGGCTCGTCCTCGCCTTCCCCGATACGGCCATGTTCAGCAGCTGCAACAAAGTCTCTTCCGTCTCGTGCATCCAACCCGGCGTCTACGGCCTGATTGCCGCCGGCTCCACCATGTGCGGCGTGACCCGCCTGTCCGTCACGCTGGCCGTCATCCTGTTCGAGCTAACCGGTAGTTTGGATTATGTGCTCCCTTTTAGTTTGGCCATCCTGGTGGCCAAGTGGACGGCCGACGCGATCGAGCCGCTCAGCATTTATGACTTACTAACGGAAATGAACTCATACCCGTTcctcaacaacaaacacaaaCCCGTTTTCACCTCCGAATTGATCGACATCGTTCCCCGTGTGCGACGCGAGCGCATCATCGACATCTCCAACTCGCCGCTTGTGCCGGCCACGTCGCTGCGCTCCAAGCTCGAATCGCTGCACAGGGCCGGCGAGCTGGACGGTGGTTTGCCGATTATCAGGAACGATATTCTGGTGGGCCTGATCCCAGCCCCGGATCTGGAGTATGCGTTGGATAACTTGCCGGATGAGAGCACGGCACTTTGTTTGATGGCGAATGTGCCAAGTATCGATGAcagtgatgacgaggagggtgGGGGCAGGAGGGATCCGACGGATTTCACGCCTTACATTGATCCG GCACCAGTAGCTTTGGATATCCGATCCCCTATGGACTTGGTCTACGAGCTTTTCGTCAAGTTGGGGCTAAGGTACATCTGTATTTTAAGAGACGGCAAGTACGCTGGCATG ACACATAAGAAGACCTTTGTCAAGTATATGCGTGAGTTGGAGGAGCAAGAGGGTAAAGAATGA